The Thermoflexus sp. genome includes a window with the following:
- a CDS encoding nucleotidyltransferase domain-containing protein — protein MRGEGDAEARRAAAWKAAMACIELLRARFGVQRAVLFGSLAGQSPWHERSDIDIAVEGLAPERYVEALRACWDLLPEGIALHRVSLENVPPHWRSRILEENRMPEDPLDALSQEIELELANLERLIRSLEIFWSRLSGEPDEFAMRSIGSLLHDFYSGVERIFERIAVRVDKDLPVGPHWPTYLLQRMMNPWGTIRPAVMDQGLAARLADYLRFRHLFRHTYGFELEWRS, from the coding sequence ATGCGAGGCGAGGGCGATGCGGAGGCCCGGCGGGCAGCCGCCTGGAAGGCGGCCATGGCCTGCATCGAGTTGTTAAGGGCCCGTTTCGGTGTCCAGCGGGCTGTGCTTTTCGGCTCCCTGGCCGGGCAGAGCCCGTGGCATGAGCGTTCGGACATCGACATCGCTGTGGAAGGCCTGGCGCCCGAGCGATACGTTGAGGCTTTGCGGGCGTGCTGGGATCTCCTTCCGGAGGGGATAGCGCTTCATCGGGTCAGCCTGGAGAACGTGCCCCCTCATTGGCGATCCCGGATTCTGGAGGAAAACAGGATGCCTGAGGATCCCCTGGATGCGCTGAGCCAGGAGATCGAATTGGAGCTGGCGAATCTGGAGCGCCTGATCCGCAGCCTGGAGATCTTCTGGAGCCGGTTATCCGGCGAGCCCGATGAATTCGCCATGCGAAGCATTGGGAGCTTATTGCATGACTTCTATTCGGGGGTGGAGCGCATCTTTGAACGCATCGCGGTGCGAGTGGATAAGGATCTCCCCGTGGGTCCTCATTGGCCTACGTATCTGCTGCAACGCATGATGAATCCATGGGGGACGATTCGCCCTGCGGTGATGGATCAGGGGCTGGCCGCCCGTCTGGCGGATTACCTCCGCTTCCGCCATCTTTTCCGCCACACTTATGGTTTCGAGCTGGAGTGGAGGAGTTGA
- the sufU gene encoding Fe-S cluster assembly sulfur transfer protein SufU, with the protein MEDLYREIILDHYENPRNYGVLPDADISYEDDNPLCGDRIRIDLKVQDGRIVDVRFSGKGCAISQASASMLTERIKGATVEEARQLTRDDILEMLGIPLGPARIKCALLSLKVLKAGLYGLPKIDWEELS; encoded by the coding sequence ATGGAAGACCTCTATCGGGAGATCATCCTGGACCATTATGAGAATCCCCGCAATTACGGCGTGTTGCCGGATGCGGATATCTCTTACGAAGACGATAACCCCCTGTGCGGGGATCGGATTCGGATCGACCTGAAAGTGCAGGATGGGCGCATCGTGGATGTGCGGTTCTCGGGGAAGGGCTGCGCGATCAGCCAGGCATCCGCCTCCATGCTGACCGAGCGGATTAAAGGGGCGACGGTAGAGGAAGCCCGACAGCTGACCCGGGACGACATCCTGGAGATGCTGGGGATTCCCCTGGGGCCGGCTCGCATCAAGTGCGCCCTGCTCTCCCTGAAGGTTCTCAAGGCCGGCCTTTACGGGCTGCCGAAGATCGACTGGGAGGAACTCAGTTAA
- a CDS encoding SDR family NAD(P)-dependent oxidoreductase, whose product MGSHARPVALVTGAGRGWGEWLSRMLAARGFHVVANDIHPAAAERTAERIRGEGGSAEPFHADVANRVAVGAMVQEILARWGRLDLIVHHAEVHPHRGLLEMGEYEWDRTLAVILKGAFNLLQAAAPAMIERGSGAFVFLVPARLLEGGILHAAYGAGKAGLLALAHAARDALGPFGLAVHVLLTPSEDAPRGIPGEDPIVVLERIVRMDGSGETVRLAPRSGEASRAENDPGACR is encoded by the coding sequence ATGGGAAGCCATGCGCGGCCGGTGGCGCTGGTCACGGGAGCCGGACGGGGATGGGGGGAGTGGCTCTCCCGGATGCTGGCGGCCCGGGGTTTCCATGTCGTGGCCAATGACATCCATCCGGCGGCGGCGGAGCGGACCGCCGAACGGATCCGCGGGGAGGGCGGGTCGGCGGAGCCTTTCCACGCCGATGTGGCCAACCGGGTCGCTGTAGGGGCCATGGTTCAGGAGATCCTGGCCCGCTGGGGCCGGCTGGATCTGATCGTCCACCACGCGGAAGTTCATCCCCATCGCGGGCTGCTGGAGATGGGGGAATACGAGTGGGATCGCACCTTGGCTGTGATCCTCAAGGGAGCCTTCAACCTGCTGCAGGCGGCTGCCCCGGCGATGATCGAACGGGGGAGTGGAGCGTTCGTCTTCCTGGTTCCTGCGCGGCTTCTGGAGGGGGGGATCCTGCACGCCGCCTATGGGGCCGGGAAAGCCGGGTTACTGGCCCTGGCCCATGCGGCCCGGGACGCTCTGGGCCCCTTCGGCCTGGCCGTGCATGTGCTCCTCACCCCCAGCGAGGACGCCCCCCGGGGGATCCCCGGGGAGGATCCGATCGTCGTTCTGGAGCGGATCGTTCGCATGGATGGGTCGGGCGAGACCGTGCGCCTCGCTCCCCGCTCCGGCGAAGCCTCTCGCGCGGAGAACGATCCCGGCGCCTGTCGGTGA